The following are from one region of the Paraglaciecola sp. L1A13 genome:
- a CDS encoding choline/ethanolamine kinase family protein, whose translation MPHRHQLKPAVLAELVGLEQCQQGLSLKHVQKGGAVNSSYILTTPSQCFFMKTFESDQVNQLNRKELFDVQKIIWQHGLACEPIYLSDAHSFQLDAWVESHTLATNELGEEQKYIQLANALSQIHGLEMDRPLLDLPLQWANYLKRLPKSNFIKEHKLAQSLANIWYQAPKSDLVFCHNDLSLQHVTVHTPPIIFDWEYCAYSNRYFDIAACIEVNQLNGHQQESLLVQYAKLSNVALDILTEKVNDMLPLVNLTSHLWYCAADAVGNLQGSSADKISG comes from the coding sequence ATGCCTCATCGGCATCAGCTTAAGCCCGCTGTACTAGCTGAGTTAGTTGGACTTGAGCAGTGCCAGCAGGGGCTTTCCCTTAAGCACGTTCAAAAGGGGGGGGCGGTTAATAGTAGTTATATATTAACGACTCCCAGCCAATGTTTTTTCATGAAAACATTTGAGTCAGACCAAGTTAATCAACTTAATCGAAAAGAATTATTTGATGTTCAAAAAATCATTTGGCAACACGGATTGGCTTGTGAGCCTATTTATTTGTCCGATGCCCATTCGTTTCAGCTTGATGCATGGGTCGAAAGTCATACCTTAGCGACTAACGAACTGGGCGAAGAGCAAAAATACATTCAGCTCGCCAACGCTTTAAGCCAAATTCACGGGTTAGAGATGGATAGGCCATTGCTCGATCTTCCGCTGCAATGGGCTAATTATCTAAAACGGTTGCCTAAATCGAACTTTATAAAAGAACATAAGCTAGCGCAAAGTTTAGCTAATATTTGGTATCAAGCGCCGAAGAGTGATTTGGTTTTCTGTCATAACGATTTATCGTTGCAACACGTAACAGTGCATACGCCCCCCATCATTTTTGATTGGGAATATTGTGCTTACTCAAATCGCTATTTTGATATAGCGGCTTGCATTGAAGTAAATCAACTAAATGGTCATCAGCAAGAAAGTTTGTTGGTTCAATATGCCAAACTGAGTAATGTTGCACTTGATATACTGACTGAGAAAGTCAACGATATGCTGCCATTGGTCAATCTAACGAGCCATTTGTGGTATTGCGCGGCCGACGCTGTGGGCAATTTGCAGGGCAGTTCTGCTGATAAAATAAGCGGTTGA
- the pnuC gene encoding nicotinamide riboside transporter PnuC, translated as MQSLVDLLQDITQQFVAQSWLEAMAVILAIAYVWLAARENIWCWPCALISTAIYTWLFWEVSLVFHTLLNGYYLIMAVYGWQQWKKQESEHIPIQSWSMRKHLIRLVILTSIAFSMTAFAGMWLDSEYLYLDAFITVFSVYTTLMVAHKVLENWLYWIIINSFACYLYFAKEMYLTGVLFIFYVLFAIYGYVNWRQQLLGKRYASSASA; from the coding sequence ATGCAATCGCTGGTTGACTTGCTGCAAGATATTACTCAACAGTTTGTTGCACAGTCATGGTTAGAAGCAATGGCAGTGATACTTGCCATTGCTTACGTTTGGTTGGCTGCTAGGGAGAATATCTGGTGTTGGCCGTGTGCGCTAATTAGTACTGCTATATACACTTGGTTGTTTTGGGAGGTATCGCTAGTTTTTCATACCTTGCTTAATGGTTATTATTTGATCATGGCCGTTTATGGTTGGCAACAGTGGAAAAAACAAGAGAGTGAGCATATACCGATTCAAAGTTGGTCAATGCGCAAGCATCTAATTCGGCTGGTTATCCTAACCAGCATAGCGTTCTCCATGACAGCTTTCGCAGGGATGTGGTTAGACTCAGAATATTTGTATCTAGATGCTTTTATAACAGTGTTTAGTGTTTACACCACACTGATGGTTGCCCACAAGGTTCTGGAGAACTGGTTATACTGGATCATCATAAACAGTTTTGCTTGTTATCTATATTTCGCTAAAGAGATGTACCTTACCGGTGTTTTATTCATTTTTTACGTATTATTTGCCATTTATGGATATGTTAATTGGCGTCAGCAACTGTTAGGTAAACGATATGCCTCATCGGCATCAGCTTAA
- a CDS encoding TonB-dependent receptor — MKFCSTLLALSIASSFTAQANELNDLERITVSSDFREQALMFLPASATILSESQIESRQAQHLEDVLNIGANINFASGASRGRFVQIRGIGERSQFSEPSNPSVGFLVDDFDFSGIAGVGTLFDVQQVEILRGPQATEFGASAMAGVIKIKTVDAGPEQSGKLSFSLAEQNTWSLGGAYGNAITDSLFYRVAVQQYKSDGFVENTFLNRDDTDNLDEFTSRVKLKYLATDWLTFDLNYQYFDIDNGYDAFSLENSRESRADEPGFDRQETHALGLKTEINSEFADIFIILSQSDSDMGYSYDEDWTYVGFHPDEYSSVDSYFRDRDTKNMDIRLLSNDSSTLFNGSTQWLFGLYSKTMDEDLLREYTYADTDFTSRYQQDNFAVYSQLDTQLSETLSLRLGLRADRFEIDYADNSGFSQTSDKTLIGGKAVLDYSLDSASVYASLSRGYKAAGFNPDERVTAEKRIYQPEYNWNYEIGVKGNFVNYDAFIRIAVFYMDREDTQVSDYDVQTRADGSATFIDIIGNADTGTNWGYELESGWQVNEHVNLHANLGWLDATFEGYTLADGSVVNKQDQAQAPNYTFNIGADVRLSEQVSWTIDADGKDEYRFSDGNDEKSPSYVLVNTAMRFDVQDWSCSVWVKNVFDRTYYVRGFGGFNNDPREGYATPEPYYQLGDGRQVGVSAQYTF, encoded by the coding sequence ATGAAGTTTTGTTCTACCTTACTAGCGCTATCAATTGCATCCAGTTTTACAGCCCAAGCTAATGAGTTAAATGACCTTGAGCGTATTACCGTCAGCTCAGACTTTCGTGAGCAAGCGCTCATGTTTTTGCCGGCGAGTGCGACCATTTTAAGTGAGTCGCAAATTGAATCTCGCCAGGCACAGCATCTTGAAGATGTATTAAATATTGGAGCAAATATAAATTTTGCTAGCGGCGCCTCAAGAGGCCGGTTCGTGCAAATACGTGGCATCGGCGAGCGTAGTCAATTCTCAGAGCCTAGTAATCCGTCGGTTGGTTTCTTGGTAGATGATTTTGACTTTTCGGGGATTGCAGGCGTAGGAACCTTATTTGACGTGCAGCAGGTCGAGATTTTACGAGGCCCACAAGCGACCGAATTCGGCGCTAGCGCAATGGCAGGCGTGATTAAAATCAAAACCGTCGATGCTGGGCCAGAACAAAGCGGTAAGTTATCGTTTTCACTCGCGGAACAGAATACTTGGAGTTTAGGCGGCGCATACGGCAACGCGATAACTGATAGTTTATTTTATCGGGTAGCGGTTCAACAGTACAAGAGTGACGGCTTCGTTGAGAACACCTTTTTAAACCGCGATGATACAGATAACCTCGATGAATTTACTTCACGAGTAAAACTGAAATATCTCGCCACTGATTGGTTGACGTTTGATCTTAATTATCAATATTTCGACATTGATAACGGCTACGATGCTTTTTCACTTGAGAATAGCCGTGAGTCACGCGCTGATGAGCCGGGCTTCGATCGGCAGGAAACCCATGCGCTAGGACTCAAAACTGAGATAAACAGCGAATTTGCTGACATATTTATTATTTTAAGTCAATCCGACTCTGATATGGGTTATAGCTATGACGAAGACTGGACGTATGTAGGCTTCCATCCCGATGAGTACTCTTCGGTAGACAGCTATTTCAGAGATCGAGATACTAAAAATATGGATATAAGGCTGTTATCAAATGACAGCTCAACATTATTCAACGGCTCTACCCAGTGGTTATTTGGTCTTTATTCAAAGACCATGGATGAAGATCTACTACGTGAATACACCTACGCTGATACTGATTTCACCAGTCGTTATCAACAAGATAACTTTGCTGTGTACTCGCAACTAGATACCCAATTGTCTGAAACGCTTAGTTTACGACTCGGTCTAAGAGCTGATCGCTTTGAAATTGATTACGCTGATAACAGTGGTTTTTCTCAAACCAGTGACAAAACCTTAATCGGCGGAAAAGCCGTGTTGGATTACAGTTTAGATAGCGCATCAGTATATGCCAGCTTGTCCAGAGGGTATAAAGCCGCTGGATTCAACCCAGATGAACGAGTTACTGCTGAAAAACGCATTTACCAACCTGAGTACAATTGGAACTACGAAATTGGGGTAAAAGGTAACTTTGTTAATTACGATGCCTTTATTCGCATCGCGGTTTTTTATATGGATAGAGAAGATACTCAGGTCAGTGATTATGACGTACAAACTCGTGCTGACGGCAGTGCTACGTTCATTGATATCATTGGTAATGCTGATACAGGAACGAATTGGGGTTACGAGCTGGAATCAGGATGGCAAGTAAATGAGCACGTTAATTTACACGCCAACCTTGGCTGGTTAGATGCGACATTTGAAGGTTATACATTGGCTGATGGCTCTGTTGTTAATAAGCAGGATCAGGCGCAGGCTCCTAATTACACGTTTAATATTGGCGCCGACGTACGTTTGTCAGAGCAAGTTAGCTGGACTATCGATGCTGACGGTAAAGACGAGTATAGATTCTCAGACGGCAATGATGAGAAATCGCCATCATACGTGTTAGTCAACACGGCTATGCGTTTTGATGTTCAAGATTGGTCTTGCTCTGTTTGGGTCAAGAATGTATTTGACCGGACGTATTATGTGCGTGGTTTTGGCGGTTTTAACAACGACCCTCGTGAAGGTTATGCCACACCAGAACCGTATTATCAGTTGGGTGATGGCCGTCAGGTTGGCGTTAGCGCCCAATACACTTTTTAA